One Schistocerca nitens isolate TAMUIC-IGC-003100 chromosome 1, iqSchNite1.1, whole genome shotgun sequence DNA segment encodes these proteins:
- the LOC126246261 gene encoding angiopoietin-related protein 2-like gives MSQYFLSCLITAKHKSTNLPMEMNVIFSLLWFSCFISYTCSANHETTTEGNLETTVKVRNRRKLPRARDTLGRFTNATEMYNENDASENSEKENNAMQNTLLLQRLQDRLTAVLTMEEQILRKTETIEYRLTKLEVQMQEKSESVKSELREVSRRVQQLDWQSSKIDSVLESIKMDTSALNQGQEHLRGMFSETRSRAINAAETRSDNQLSIVRTSILSILGIVKNLQNVAVNTQRNFTTLINATKSLSSISTKLATKQDIHSATMEIRQDSFLSPLMREQFTPHMKLQAEEDEQLPEDCKALQQYGNNISGVYKIKPKLSTKGFFVYCDQETHNGGWTVIQNRYEGSVEFFRNWHDYKYGFGNLAGEFWLGLEKIHILSNDVIHELLIEMHDFTLTKTYALYSAFSVGTELEGYPISILGDYDGDAGDSLIYHAGMKFSTYDMDHDNWSDGNCAESHTGAWWYNGCDTSNLNGRYLGGEVQSTHEYQGMYWYDWHGPSYSLMKTRISIRPNPKAYIYVKNNGTQSQHKKPKNRKHGSQGEKLKITESNAANETESLDENSHHSTSKISDQESK, from the exons ATGTCACAGTACTTTCTCAGTTGTTTGATAACAGCAAAACACAAGAGCACAAATCTGCCGATGGAGATGAATGTAATCTTTTCCCTCTTGTGGTTCAGCTGCTTTATTTCTTATACATGTTCTGCTAATCATGAGACTACAACAGAAGGAAACTTAGAAACAACGGTTAAAGTGCGCAATAGACGAAAACTGCCAAGGGCACGGGACACTTTAGGAAGATTTACAAATGCGACTGAG ATGTACAATGAAAATGATGCCAGTGAAAATAGTGAGAAAGAAAACAATGCGATGCAAAATACATTACTACTTCAGAGACTACAAGATCGTCTTACAGCTGTTTTGACCATGGAGGAACAGATTCTAAGGAAAACAGAAACAATTGAATACCG GCTAACAAAGCTAGAGGTGCAGATGCAGGAAAAGAGTGAAAGTGTGAAGTCAGAACTCCGGGAAGTAAGTCGAAGAGTACAACAACTTGATTGGCAGAGCAGTAAAATTGATTCAGTTCTTGAATCTATAAAAATGGATACAAGTGCCCTGAACCAAGGACAAGAACATCTGCGAGGGATGTTCTCAGAAACAA GAAGCAGAGCAATAAATGCAGCAGAAACACGATCAGACAATCAGCTAAGCATTGTTCGAACTTCCATTCTCAGTATCCTGGGAATAGTGAAAAACTTACAGAATGTTGCTGTTAACACACAGAGAAACTTCACAACATTAATAAATGCAACAAA ATCATTATCTTCAATAAGCACCAAATTGGCTACAAAGCAAGATATTCATTCTGCTACCATGGAAATAAGACAGGATTCTTTTCTCTCTCCTTTGATGAGAGAACAATTTACTCCACAcatgaaactgcaagctgaagaagaTGAACAACTCCCTGAAGATTGCAAAGCATTGCAGCAATATGGTAACAATATTTCTGGGGTGTATAAAATAAAGCCAAAATTATCCACAAAAGGATTCTTTGTCTACTGTGATCAAGAAACCCACAATGGAGGTTGGACA GTTATCCAAAATCGGTATGAAGGTTCTGTAGAGTTCTTTCGGAACTGGCATGACTATAAATATGGATTTGGGAACTTAGCTGGAGAATTCTGGCTGGGACtggaaaaaatacatatattatccaATGATGTG ATACATGAACTATTAATTGAAATGCACGATTTCACACTCACTAAGACGTACGCCCTCTACTCTGCATTTTCTGTTGGAACAGAACTTGAAGGCTATCCAATCTCTATACTTGGAGACTATGATGGAGATGCAG GTGATTCACTAATTTATCACGCTGGAATGAAGTTCTCTACTTATGACATGGATCACGACAACTGGTCTGATGGAAATTGTGCTGAGTCTCACACTGGAGCTTGGTGGTATAATGGATGCGATACAAG CAATCTGAATGGGCGTTATCTTGGTGGTGAAGTGCAAAGCACTCATGAATACCAAGGAATGTACTGGTATGACTGGCATGGCCCAAGCTACTCACTGATGAAGACACGAATCTCAATTAGACCAAATCCAAAAGCATACATTTATGTGAAAAATAATGGAACACAATCACAGCACAAAAAACCTAAAAATAGAAAGCATGGATCACAAGGAGAAAAGCTGAAGATAACAGAATCTAATGCAGCTAATGAAACTGAATCTCTGGATGAAAACAGTCATCATTCAACTAGCAAAATATCTGACCAAgaatcaaaatga